Proteins from a single region of Brevinema andersonii:
- the priA gene encoding replication restart helicase PriA encodes MKWKLAEVAINVPLYDTFLYIIPDHLLHEDLLLKRVYVSFGRREEIGLVINMTDSEQVKDRLGNFTLKYIDNIIDETPVFTHELLSLGQTVATYYYTPIGEVLFTMLPPLKNPKPFVNPHIGSTRSFTPTNEQIQAFKKISPHIGTPNTFLLQGITGSGKTEVYKLLVKKALEENKSCIILVPEIALTDQTLKRFTEEFNENIALFHSRLSPEERVSEWLRTLQGHTCIVIGPRSAIFAPVKNLGLIIVDEEHDPSYKAGDSPRYHARGVAFMRSKRENALLVLGSATPSIESRYAVQSGIIQHVQLNKRFNNTELPHVEIVDLKKEKSGNYFLSELLFSKLIETLNNKKQSLIFLNRRGYAPSLLCQDCGFFFKCPNCDIGLTWHKHDSSVKCRYCGFEDTAPSLCTECNGLNIKDIGHGTEKLEDTLQALLPQARILRLDLDIARKKNKMEKILHAMQNHEADILVGTQMIAKGHDIANINLVGALFPEIMLSIPDFRASERTFSLLAQAVGRSGRRWEQGLAIIQSFLADHFSIQTAALQDYETFYKEELKIRQTFEYPPFKRIGRIVFRSIHQQELQNFISQLKKNLIKQETKNITQLGPCPCPIEKINNQYRYHIIIKADKHLLILQKIQNIHKIFKSSPEKDKIKIEIDIDPTQII; translated from the coding sequence ATGAAATGGAAGCTTGCAGAGGTAGCAATTAACGTGCCACTGTATGATACTTTTTTATACATTATCCCTGATCATCTTCTTCATGAAGACCTTCTTCTCAAGCGGGTCTATGTTAGTTTTGGACGGAGGGAAGAAATTGGATTAGTCATTAATATGACCGATTCTGAACAAGTAAAAGATCGTTTAGGAAATTTTACATTGAAATATATTGACAATATAATTGATGAAACTCCTGTTTTCACACATGAATTACTTTCTTTAGGGCAAACAGTAGCAACATATTACTATACACCGATTGGAGAAGTGTTGTTTACTATGCTGCCTCCTTTGAAAAATCCGAAACCTTTTGTTAACCCTCATATCGGCTCTACCAGATCATTTACTCCAACAAATGAACAAATCCAGGCATTCAAAAAGATCAGTCCCCATATCGGTACTCCTAACACATTTCTTTTGCAAGGAATCACTGGCAGTGGAAAAACTGAAGTCTATAAGCTTCTTGTAAAAAAAGCACTGGAAGAAAATAAAAGTTGTATCATCTTAGTCCCTGAAATTGCTCTTACAGACCAGACCTTAAAGCGCTTTACAGAAGAATTCAATGAAAATATTGCCTTGTTTCACAGCAGGTTATCACCTGAAGAGCGAGTCAGTGAGTGGCTTCGGACACTTCAAGGCCATACCTGTATCGTTATTGGTCCGCGGAGTGCTATTTTTGCACCGGTCAAAAATTTAGGATTGATTATTGTAGATGAAGAGCACGATCCATCCTACAAAGCAGGAGATTCACCGCGCTATCATGCACGAGGAGTTGCATTTATGCGGTCTAAAAGAGAAAATGCTTTACTTGTTTTGGGTTCTGCTACACCCAGCATAGAAAGTCGCTATGCTGTACAATCAGGAATTATACAGCACGTACAATTAAACAAAAGGTTCAATAATACGGAATTACCCCATGTAGAAATTGTTGATCTGAAAAAAGAAAAATCAGGCAATTATTTTCTCTCAGAACTCCTATTCAGCAAACTGATCGAAACACTAAACAATAAAAAACAAAGTTTAATCTTTTTAAATAGAAGAGGCTATGCGCCCAGCCTATTATGCCAAGATTGCGGTTTTTTTTTCAAATGCCCGAATTGCGATATAGGATTAACTTGGCATAAACATGATAGTTCTGTAAAATGCCGTTATTGTGGATTTGAAGACACTGCTCCATCCCTATGCACTGAATGCAATGGCTTAAATATTAAGGATATTGGTCATGGTACAGAAAAACTTGAAGATACTTTGCAGGCTCTGCTACCACAAGCACGTATCTTACGGCTCGACCTAGACATTGCACGGAAAAAAAACAAAATGGAAAAAATTCTTCATGCTATGCAAAATCACGAAGCAGATATTCTAGTAGGTACACAAATGATTGCTAAGGGGCATGATATAGCAAATATCAATCTAGTTGGAGCTTTATTTCCGGAAATTATGCTGTCTATTCCGGATTTTAGGGCTTCCGAACGTACATTTTCTCTTCTTGCACAAGCAGTCGGACGATCTGGAAGAAGGTGGGAACAAGGTTTAGCAATTATTCAGAGCTTTCTAGCTGACCATTTTTCTATTCAAACTGCTGCACTTCAAGATTATGAAACATTTTATAAAGAAGAATTAAAAATTAGACAAACATTTGAATACCCACCATTCAAACGCATTGGACGAATTGTTTTCCGATCGATTCATCAACAAGAATTACAAAATTTTATTAGCCAACTAAAAAAAAATCTTATCAAACAAGAAACTAAAAACATTACTCAATTAGGTCCTTGCCCTTGTCCTATCGAAAAAATCAATAATCAATACAGATATCATATTATTATTAAAGCAGATAAACATTTATTAATTCTACAAAAAATTCAAAATATTCATAAAATTTTTAAAAGTAGTCCCGAAAAAGATAAAATAAAAATTGAAATCGATATTGATCCAACTCAAATTATTTAA
- a CDS encoding uracil-DNA glycosylase: protein MDSLLKKLIYQVFADEFISYIDLSQLEPEKPLLQKNPLIKRKEQSMKNKKTLAPTDERLLALFYDCLENLKYDLCDSANNLVFGEGNANADIMVIGEAPGADEDAQGRPFVGRAGQFFTQTLNKFGVKREEIYIANILKHRPPNNRNPLPPEIAVCTPYLEKQIEIVNPKLIITLGNFATQFILSTNVGITKLRGTLQESRFGKVFPTLHPSAIIRGAYPKSLFEDDIKAALQHAGYQISE, encoded by the coding sequence ATGGATAGCCTTTTAAAAAAATTAATTTATCAAGTTTTTGCTGATGAGTTTATATCTTACATTGATCTTTCCCAACTTGAACCCGAAAAACCTCTACTCCAGAAAAATCCCCTGATCAAACGTAAGGAGCAATCAATGAAAAACAAAAAAACATTAGCCCCAACAGATGAACGGTTGCTTGCTTTATTCTATGATTGTTTAGAAAACTTAAAATACGATCTTTGTGATTCGGCAAACAATTTAGTGTTCGGAGAAGGTAATGCTAATGCCGATATTATGGTTATAGGAGAAGCTCCCGGAGCCGATGAAGACGCTCAAGGTCGCCCATTTGTAGGAAGAGCTGGCCAGTTTTTCACACAAACTTTGAATAAATTTGGTGTTAAGCGTGAGGAAATATACATTGCCAATATATTAAAACATCGCCCTCCTAACAACAGAAACCCTTTGCCTCCCGAAATAGCGGTATGTACACCCTATTTAGAAAAACAAATAGAAATTGTAAATCCCAAACTCATCATTACCTTGGGTAATTTTGCAACTCAATTTATTCTAAGCACAAATGTAGGCATCACAAAACTTAGAGGAACGCTACAAGAATCTCGGTTTGGGAAGGTGTTCCCAACATTGCATCCCTCTGCCATTATCCGAGGAGCTTATCCTAAATCTCTTTTCGAAGATGATATTAAAGCCGCTCTTCAGCATGCAGGCTATCAGATTTCGGAGTAG
- the rdgB gene encoding RdgB/HAM1 family non-canonical purine NTP pyrophosphatase: MSKPPILLATQNLHKINEIKQICNNIEFTVPKEVLEIPETGQTYVENALIKVQAWSRYYPQSYILSDDSGLEVKALNNAPGVISADWAGINAPQGALITKLLTKMENIFDRTAKFVCYALLLAPNGNIFISRGECFGRIAYDCQGTHNFGFDPVFLPQEYEYKKSFAELTIQEKNSISHRSKALAGINDFWDIFYG, encoded by the coding sequence ATGTCTAAACCACCAATTTTACTTGCTACGCAGAATCTACATAAAATTAACGAAATAAAACAAATCTGCAACAATATAGAATTTACAGTTCCTAAAGAAGTTTTGGAAATTCCCGAAACAGGTCAGACATATGTCGAAAATGCACTCATAAAAGTACAAGCTTGGTCCAGATATTATCCTCAAAGTTATATATTATCAGACGATTCAGGACTTGAAGTCAAAGCACTTAATAACGCTCCTGGAGTTATTTCCGCTGACTGGGCTGGAATAAATGCGCCACAGGGTGCTCTAATAACAAAACTACTGACAAAAATGGAAAATATCTTTGACAGAACTGCTAAATTTGTCTGCTATGCATTACTTTTAGCTCCTAATGGCAATATTTTTATTTCTAGAGGCGAATGTTTTGGTAGGATTGCATATGATTGTCAAGGAACACATAATTTTGGGTTCGATCCTGTGTTTCTACCTCAAGAATATGAATATAAAAAAAGCTTTGCTGAATTGACAATTCAAGAAAAAAACTCTATCTCCCACCGATCAAAAGCTTTAGCTGGGATTAATGATTTTTGGGATATATTTTATGGATAG
- a CDS encoding flagellar filament outer layer protein FlaA, whose translation MKRTIFQHITLFITVAAVFFVSGNIHSQVSGVNSYVFQNFTLSDFGDGIDASKSIVWKPRFSEFVAQVQKEGENQENVQASNDSDTVVVLGQNPDPERSNIRYTEAKPEGVTEVVAGTPQKYVLGVKAQFSQQGYNWIELTPNKINQDANTQAQPNNAEEGAAPPDINMEATPFRIPFVGKAVDLTMWVWGGQYAWWVEVYLRDYLNYQYRFSLGDLLFTGWKQKRTQIPDSVVQSRKKLPASPTLGFEMIKLWSFPSETTDQFYAYFDLLQYSSIVSTDIFDGKELAEDIW comes from the coding sequence ATGAAGAGGACTATTTTTCAGCATATAACGTTATTTATTACCGTTGCTGCTGTCTTTTTTGTATCAGGAAATATACATTCTCAAGTTTCTGGAGTAAACTCGTATGTTTTCCAAAATTTTACATTATCTGACTTTGGAGATGGTATAGATGCTTCTAAATCTATTGTTTGGAAACCTCGTTTTTCTGAGTTTGTAGCACAAGTTCAAAAAGAGGGAGAAAATCAGGAAAATGTTCAAGCATCAAATGATTCTGATACAGTTGTCGTATTAGGTCAAAATCCTGATCCTGAACGTAGTAATATCCGTTATACGGAAGCAAAACCAGAAGGTGTAACAGAAGTAGTAGCTGGTACTCCGCAAAAATATGTTTTAGGGGTTAAAGCTCAATTTTCTCAACAAGGCTATAATTGGATAGAGCTTACACCAAATAAAATAAATCAAGATGCTAATACTCAAGCTCAGCCCAACAATGCTGAAGAAGGTGCAGCTCCTCCTGATATAAATATGGAAGCAACGCCTTTTCGAATTCCTTTTGTAGGAAAAGCTGTAGATTTAACAATGTGGGTTTGGGGCGGTCAATATGCATGGTGGGTTGAAGTGTATTTACGAGATTATTTGAATTATCAATATCGCTTTTCTTTAGGTGATCTTTTATTTACTGGTTGGAAACAGAAGCGTACCCAAATTCCTGATAGTGTTGTTCAATCACGTAAAAAATTGCCAGCTTCTCCAACTTTAGGTTTTGAAATGATCAAATTATGGAGTTTTCCTAGTGAAACTACAGATCAATTTTATGCTTATTTTGATCTGTTACAATATAGTTCGATTGTATCTACTGATATTTTTGATGGCAAAGAATTAGCTGAAGATATCTGGTAA